From Haemorhous mexicanus isolate bHaeMex1 chromosome 13, bHaeMex1.pri, whole genome shotgun sequence, a single genomic window includes:
- the SEMA7A gene encoding semaphorin-7A, whose protein sequence is MGRRKSPVALLVALWLGQLGTWAAGRPKVNPRIIAAPQGAKEYVFPRRERFPVFFHQENTSSIYVGGEGRLYYYDFATRENYTEEFPATNEGQCISSGNLEDSRNYLTLVEQYGDGLLVCGTGACAPTCWNVTQRKESLPWDGRGIAPFTPDSNTLVVVDGQDIYSTIKKSQQNGKIPRFRRVRGGGELYTSDTVMQNPQFVKATTLRHEEPHQDKIYYFFREDNPDKSPEAPRNISRVAQLCKEDRGGTSSLSASKWTTFLKATLICVDPVTKGNFNWLQDVFFVPAGDWRHSKVYGLFTNTWGSSAVCVYSFGDIDNVFRTSRLKGYNGPTPEVKPGQCVPSGQHTPSETFKIADSHPEVEERVEPLSPSRSPLFHNKHRYQKIGVHEVAAADGQRYNVLYLATDKGSIHKVVELPDGVQNIVEIQVFPNKDPIQSMILDHARAVLYVGSSSRVLELPMDMCGAYRNNCHSCVLARDPYCGWANGSCLSLALSRGALQNLNLDSWRGSCQRGDIKEDDFRNISVMPLSRYYLNCSIESHYATYNWYHEDVLIKSCNTSHPQHDCFHFIPSVSHEHYGHYVCVSEEDGFRQALVKEHLLNRQHFLWQRGRAPATLASWLQLLLVVALAELFH, encoded by the exons ATGGGCAGGAGGAAGTCGCCTGTTGCCCTCCTGGTGGCCCTGTGGCTCGGCCAGCTGGGCACGTGGGCAGCGGGGCGCCCCAAGGTGAACCCCAGGATCATCGCGGCTCCCCAAG GTGCCAAGGAATATGTCTTCCCACGGAGGGAGAGGTTCCCAGTGTTCTTCCACCAGGAAAACACCTCCTCCATCTACGTCGGGGGCGAGGGGAGGCTCTACTACTACGACTTTGCAACGCGTGAGAACTACACG GAAGAGTTCCCAGCGACAAATGAAGGGCAGTGCATATCCTCTGGGAATTTG GAGGACAGCCGGAACTACCTGACCCTGGTGGAGCAGTACGGGGACGGGCTCTTGGTGTGCGGCACCGGCGCCTGCGCTCCCACCTGCTGGAACGTG ACGCAGAGGAAGGAgagcctgccctgggatgggagAGGGATCGCCCCCTTCACCCCTGACTCCAACACCCTCGTCGTTGTCGATG gCCAGGACATCTACTCCACCATCAAGAAGAGCCAGCAGAATGGGAAGATCCCTCGATTCCGCCGCGTGAGGGGCGGGGGAGAGCTCTACACCAGCGACACCGTGATGCAGA ACCCTCAGTTTGTCAAGGCCACCACGCTGAGGCACGAGGAGCCTCACCAGGACAAGATTTATTACTTCTTCCGCGAGGACAACCCGGACAAGAGCCCCGAGGCGCCCCGGAACATCTCGCGGGTGGCCCAGCTGTGTAAG gaggaCAGGGGAGGAACCAGCTCCCTGTCAGCCTCCAAGTGGACCACGTTCCTCAAGGCCACCCTGATCTGCGTGGACCCCGTCACCAAGGGCAACTTCAACTGGCTCCAGGACGTCTTCTTTGTCCCCGCGGGTGACTGGCGGCACTCCAAGGTCTACGGGCTCTTCACCAACACGTG GGGAAGCTCTGCCGTCTGTGTCTACTCCTTTGGGGACATCGACAACGTGTTCAGGACATCGCGGCTCAAAGGCTACAACGGCCCCACCCCGGAGGTCAAAcctggccag TGCGTCCCCTCGGGGCAGCACACGCCGAGCGAGACCTTCAAGATCGCCGACAGCCACCCCGAGGTGGAGGAGCGGGTGGAGCCGCTGTCCCCGTCCCGGAGCCCCCTGTTCCACAACAAGCACCGCTACCAGAAAATCGGCGTGCACGAGGTGGCCGCGGCCGACGGGCAGCGCTACAACGTCCTCTACCTGGCCACAG acAAGGGGTCCATCCACAAGGTGGTGGAGCTGCCAGACGGGGTGCAGAACATCGTGGAGATCCAGGTGTTCCCCAACAAGGATCCCATCCAGTCCATGATCCTGGACCATGCCAGG GCCGTGCTCTACGTGGGCTCCAGCAGCCGCGTCCTGGAGCTGCCCATGGACATGTGCGGGGCCTACCGCAACAACTGCCACAGCTGCGTGCTGGCCAGGGACCCCTACTGCGGCTGGGCCAATGGCTCCTGCCTCTCGCTGGCCCTCAGCAG GGGGGCACTCCAGAACCTGAACTTGGACTCGTGGCGAGGAAGCTGCCAGAGGGGCGACATCAAGGAAG ACGACTTCCGCAACATCTCGGTGATGCCCCTGTCCCGCTACTACCTCAACTGCTCCATCGAGTCCCACTACGCCACCTACAACTGGTACCACGAGGACGTGCTCATCAAGAGCTGCAACACCTCCCACCCGCAGCACGACTGCTTCCACTTCATCCCCAGCGTGAGCCACGAGCACTACGGCCACTACGTCTGCGTGTCCGAGGAGGACGGCTTCCGCCAGGCGCTGGTCAAGGAGCACCTCCTGAACCGCCAGCACTTCCTCTGGCAGCGCGGCCGCGCTCCGGCCACGCTGGCCTCgtggctccagctgctgctcgTGGTGGCCCTGGCCGAGCTCTTCCACTGA